Proteins encoded in a region of the uncultured Erythrobacter sp. genome:
- the gyrB gene encoding DNA topoisomerase (ATP-hydrolyzing) subunit B, translating into MQGEYGADSIKVLKGLDAVRKRPGMYIGDTDDGSGLHHMVFEVSDNAIDEALAGHCDLVLIELNPDGSVSVEDNGRGIPVGMHKEEGVSAAEVIMTQLHAGGKFENTSDDNAYKVSGGLHGVGVSVVNALSEWLELVVWRDGKEHWMRFEDGDAVKSLEIRGDAPKVDQNPDDNGFKKGTRVTFKASTETFKNVTEFDFEKLEHRYRELAFLNSGVRILLRDKRHEEIAEHDLYYEGGIAAFVKYLDRNKQPLVAEPIAVSANKDGIGIDVSLQWNDSYYENVLCFTNNIPQRDGGTHLAAFRAALTRTLNGYADREGLLKKEKVSLTGEDMREGLSAIVSVKLPDPKFSSQTKDKLVSSEVRSPLESLMGEKMTEWLEENPADAKSIIQKIIDAAAAREAAKRAREMSRKGAMSIASLPGKLADCQERDATKAELFLVEGDSAGGSAKQGRDRKTQAILPLKGKILNVERARFDRIISSKEVGTLIQAMGTGIRDEFDLEKLRYHKIVIMTDADVDGAHIRTLLLTFFHRQMPDIIRAGHLFIAQPPLFKVSKGRSEVYLKDQGALDRYLVDAGLQGRILETSGGARSGEDLRTLVDQALRLRSLLGFIPRRYDPAIVEQMALSGALNPDLSAKDRAAALEQTAQRMQLGDTEAKWTATMLEDGSVRFERLWRGVTDVHDVEARFLTSAEAHKLHGLAGPQADAYASPVRLVKGSDAAEEPETVPDDDVEADDTPAIAGDDTISRPTQLLDSVFAAGRKGLAIARYKGLGEMNAEQLWETTLDPEHRILLQVKVEDADVTDEIFTRLMGDVVEPRREFIQDNALNVANLDV; encoded by the coding sequence ATGCAGGGCGAATACGGTGCCGATTCCATCAAGGTTCTCAAGGGCCTGGATGCGGTCCGCAAACGTCCTGGCATGTATATCGGCGATACCGATGACGGCTCGGGCCTGCACCACATGGTGTTCGAGGTGTCGGATAACGCCATCGATGAAGCGCTGGCGGGGCATTGCGACCTCGTTTTGATCGAATTGAACCCCGATGGCAGCGTCTCGGTCGAAGACAATGGCCGCGGCATTCCCGTGGGGATGCACAAGGAAGAAGGCGTTTCCGCAGCCGAAGTCATCATGACGCAGCTGCATGCGGGCGGTAAGTTCGAGAACACCTCGGACGATAACGCTTACAAGGTCTCTGGCGGCCTGCACGGCGTGGGCGTGTCGGTAGTGAACGCGCTCAGCGAATGGCTGGAGCTGGTGGTCTGGCGCGACGGAAAAGAACACTGGATGCGGTTCGAAGACGGCGATGCGGTCAAATCGCTCGAAATTCGCGGTGATGCGCCCAAAGTCGACCAGAACCCTGATGATAACGGCTTCAAGAAGGGTACACGGGTTACCTTCAAGGCCTCGACCGAGACCTTCAAGAACGTCACCGAATTCGATTTCGAAAAGCTTGAGCACCGTTATCGCGAGCTGGCCTTCCTCAACTCAGGCGTTCGCATCTTGCTGCGCGACAAGCGCCACGAAGAGATCGCCGAACACGACCTTTACTACGAAGGCGGCATCGCAGCCTTCGTCAAATATCTCGATCGCAACAAACAACCGCTGGTTGCCGAACCGATTGCCGTGTCCGCGAACAAAGACGGGATCGGAATCGACGTCTCGCTCCAGTGGAATGACAGCTATTACGAAAACGTGCTGTGCTTCACCAACAACATCCCGCAGCGCGACGGCGGCACGCACCTTGCCGCCTTCCGTGCGGCGCTGACCCGCACGCTCAACGGCTATGCCGACCGCGAAGGGCTCCTCAAGAAGGAAAAGGTCAGCCTGACCGGTGAGGATATGCGCGAGGGTCTCTCCGCGATTGTCAGCGTGAAACTGCCCGATCCCAAGTTCTCCTCGCAGACCAAGGATAAGCTGGTCTCCTCCGAAGTTCGCTCCCCGCTAGAAAGCCTCATGGGCGAGAAGATGACCGAGTGGCTCGAGGAAAACCCCGCCGACGCCAAATCGATCATCCAGAAGATCATTGACGCCGCCGCCGCACGTGAGGCCGCCAAGCGCGCCCGCGAAATGAGCCGCAAGGGCGCGATGAGCATTGCCAGTCTGCCGGGCAAGCTCGCCGATTGTCAGGAGCGCGACGCGACCAAGGCGGAACTGTTCCTGGTCGAGGGCGACTCCGCTGGCGGGTCGGCCAAGCAAGGCCGCGACCGCAAGACACAGGCGATCCTCCCGCTCAAAGGTAAGATCCTAAACGTCGAGCGTGCGCGGTTTGATCGGATCATTTCGTCGAAGGAGGTCGGCACGCTGATCCAGGCGATGGGCACCGGAATTCGCGACGAGTTCGACCTTGAAAAACTGCGCTATCACAAGATCGTGATCATGACCGACGCCGATGTCGACGGCGCGCATATCCGCACGCTGCTGCTCACCTTCTTCCACCGCCAGATGCCCGACATCATCCGGGCAGGGCACTTATTCATCGCGCAGCCGCCTTTGTTCAAGGTGTCGAAGGGCCGCAGCGAGGTTTATCTCAAGGATCAGGGCGCACTCGATCGCTATCTGGTCGATGCTGGGCTGCAAGGCCGCATTCTTGAGACGTCCGGCGGCGCTCGCTCAGGCGAAGACCTGCGCACATTGGTCGACCAGGCGCTGCGCCTGCGCAGCCTGCTTGGCTTTATACCGCGCCGTTACGATCCAGCCATCGTTGAGCAGATGGCGCTGTCGGGCGCGCTCAATCCGGATCTGTCGGCAAAGGACCGCGCTGCAGCGCTCGAACAGACGGCACAGCGCATGCAGTTGGGCGATACTGAGGCCAAATGGACCGCAACCATGCTTGAGGATGGATCGGTACGCTTCGAGCGGCTGTGGCGCGGCGTGACCGATGTTCACGATGTCGAGGCCCGTTTCCTGACCAGCGCCGAAGCGCATAAATTGCACGGCCTCGCCGGACCGCAAGCCGACGCTTACGCCTCACCCGTCCGTTTGGTGAAAGGCAGCGACGCGGCCGAAGAGCCCGAAACCGTTCCCGATGACGATGTCGAAGCCGATGACACGCCGGCAATTGCGGGCGACGATACGATTTCACGCCCGACACAGCTGCTCGACTCGGTGTTCGCCGCCGGGCGCAAGGGCCTTGCGATAGCCCGCTACAAAGGCCTCGGCGAAATGAACGCCGAGCAGCTTTGGGAAACTACGCTCGACCCAGAACATCGCATCCTGTTGCAGGTGAAGGTCGAAGACGCCGATGTGACCGACGAGATTTTCACGCGCCTGATGGGCGACGTAGTCGAACCGCGCCGCGAGTTTATTCAGGACAACGCTCTCAACGTCGCGAATTTGGATGTGTGA
- a CDS encoding class I adenylate-forming enzyme family protein, producing MTTDLMASQLAQPFGSFTGILRDWSRVQPDALALVDESREVYWAELIGEVERLAARLVETGLKRGQSVAILGKSSVNYALAFLAAVRAGGVAAPLTTSASPEQLEGMANDSGARHLFIDAGKAAELGPDFMADLIRVPLEEIDQWMAPPGSTTPDFEPEPGDPFNIIYSSGTTGIPKGIVHSHQMRWRQFGATALSYLEAGLPVRSLASTPLYSNTTMVAFLAPLLAGGTIRVMGKFDCARWLEHAQADRTTVTMLVPVQYQRLMDFPAFDEFDLSALAMKYCTSAPFSAELKREVLGRMPGGLIEIYSMTEGGVVCLLAAHEFPDKLHTVGRPAPGSEVKVLDDEDNEVSPGTPGNLIGRSQTMMSGYKNRPDKTAEAQWTDPNGEVWMRMGDIGRVDEEGFVELVGRAKDMIISGGFNIYPSDLEAELEREDDVVEAAVVGIASRQWGETPVGFVVLSADARSADEVMAAVNARLGKTQRLSALHPIDEMPRSHIGKLLKTDLREEAVRRGIAG from the coding sequence ATGACAACCGATTTGATGGCATCTCAGCTCGCCCAGCCATTTGGCTCTTTCACCGGCATTTTGCGTGACTGGTCTCGCGTGCAGCCCGACGCACTGGCGTTGGTTGATGAGAGCCGCGAAGTTTATTGGGCCGAGCTGATCGGGGAGGTCGAGCGGTTGGCGGCGCGGCTGGTGGAAACTGGTCTCAAGCGCGGGCAATCGGTTGCGATCCTGGGTAAGTCATCGGTCAATTACGCGCTGGCTTTTCTGGCTGCTGTACGAGCCGGAGGAGTGGCCGCGCCGCTGACGACCAGCGCGTCGCCGGAACAACTTGAGGGCATGGCCAACGATTCCGGCGCACGGCACCTGTTCATCGACGCTGGCAAAGCAGCGGAACTCGGCCCCGATTTCATGGCTGACTTGATCCGCGTGCCTCTGGAAGAAATCGACCAATGGATGGCGCCTCCCGGCAGCACTACGCCCGATTTCGAGCCCGAGCCGGGGGATCCCTTCAACATCATCTATTCGAGCGGCACGACTGGCATTCCCAAGGGTATTGTCCATTCGCACCAGATGCGCTGGCGACAATTTGGTGCGACGGCTTTGTCCTACCTCGAAGCTGGCTTGCCCGTGCGCTCGCTGGCTTCGACGCCGCTCTATTCGAACACGACGATGGTGGCGTTCCTCGCGCCGTTGCTAGCGGGCGGCACGATCCGGGTGATGGGCAAGTTCGATTGCGCCCGCTGGCTTGAACATGCACAGGCCGACCGCACGACAGTCACCATGCTGGTTCCGGTACAATACCAGCGGTTGATGGATTTCCCGGCTTTTGACGAGTTCGACCTGTCGGCGCTGGCGATGAAATACTGCACCTCCGCTCCGTTCTCCGCCGAGTTGAAGCGAGAAGTGCTAGGCCGAATGCCGGGCGGGCTGATCGAGATTTACTCGATGACGGAGGGCGGTGTCGTGTGCCTGCTCGCAGCGCACGAATTTCCTGACAAGCTTCACACGGTTGGCCGGCCCGCGCCCGGCAGCGAGGTGAAGGTGCTCGACGACGAGGACAACGAAGTGTCACCAGGCACCCCCGGCAATCTGATCGGGCGCTCGCAGACGATGATGTCGGGCTACAAGAACCGCCCGGACAAGACCGCCGAAGCGCAGTGGACCGACCCGAACGGCGAGGTTTGGATGCGGATGGGCGATATCGGGCGCGTTGATGAAGAGGGTTTCGTGGAACTGGTTGGCCGCGCCAAGGACATGATTATTTCCGGCGGGTTCAACATCTATCCGAGCGATCTTGAGGCTGAACTGGAGCGAGAGGATGATGTGGTCGAGGCGGCCGTAGTCGGCATCGCATCACGGCAATGGGGTGAAACGCCGGTTGGCTTTGTTGTTCTGTCAGCAGATGCACGCAGTGCCGATGAAGTTATGGCCGCAGTCAATGCGCGATTGGGCAAGACCCAGCGCCTGTCTGCGCTTCATCCAATTGATGAAATGCCGCGCAGCCATATCGGTAAATTGCTCAAAACAGATTTGCGCGAAGAAGCTGTCCGGCGAGGAATTGCGGGGTAA
- a CDS encoding UrcA family protein, producing the protein MPLSLHLSLLHRWPLAADKTITVSIAYGDIDLSTAEGRAKLEKRVEARLRDACTIETNSRYGYGRDIVDQKCVAEARTAALNEAERIAATDARGGRQVAAN; encoded by the coding sequence TTGCCGCTGTCGCTGCACCTGTCGCTGCTGCACCGCTGGCCGCTGGCCGCTGACAAGACCATCACCGTTTCGATCGCCTATGGCGACATCGACCTTTCCACTGCCGAAGGTCGTGCGAAACTCGAAAAGCGCGTCGAAGCCCGTCTGCGCGATGCCTGCACCATCGAAACCAACTCGCGCTATGGCTATGGCCGCGACATCGTGGATCAAAAGTGCGTCGCCGAAGCTCGCACCGCCGCGCTGAACGAAGCCGAGCGTATTGCAGCTACTGATGCACGCGGCGGCCGTCAGGTTGCCGCCAACTAA
- the guaA gene encoding glutamine-hydrolyzing GMP synthase: MDAEHLPDSILIVDFGSQVTQLIARRVREAGVYSEIAPFSMAEEAFRRMKPKGIILSGSPASVPDERSPRAPQSFFEAGIPILGICYGQQVMSAQLGGEVRPGHETGEGGEFGRAYLTVTKECALFDGLWKEGERHQVWMSHGDKVTQFAPGFEIVATSDGAPFAVIADEERKFYGTQFHPEVVHTPDGGKLLANFVRHVCGLKGDWTMAEFRKTKIEEIRAQVGSGRVICGLSGGVDSAVAAVLIHEAIGDQLTCVFVDHGLMRMNEAEQVVALFRDSYNIPLVHVNAEEEFLGGLAGQTDPEKKRKFIGGAFIDLFEKEAKAVGGADFLAQGTLYPDVIESVSFTGGPSVTIKSHHNVGGLPERMNMQLVEPLRELFKDEVRELGRELGLPEAFVGRHPFPGPGLAIRIPGEVTKERCDILRKADAIYLEEIRNAGLYDAIWQAFAVLLPVKTVGVMGDGRTYDSVCGLRAVTSTDGMTADVYPFDASFLTQVATRIVNEVQGINRVVYDYTSKPPGTIEWE; encoded by the coding sequence ATGGACGCAGAGCATCTCCCAGATTCGATCCTGATCGTCGATTTCGGCAGTCAGGTAACCCAGCTGATCGCGCGCCGCGTGCGCGAAGCCGGGGTCTATTCCGAAATCGCGCCGTTCAGCATGGCCGAGGAAGCATTCCGGCGGATGAAGCCTAAAGGGATCATCCTCTCCGGCTCCCCGGCGAGTGTACCCGACGAACGATCGCCCCGCGCGCCGCAGAGCTTCTTCGAGGCGGGCATTCCGATCCTCGGCATTTGTTATGGCCAGCAAGTGATGAGCGCGCAACTGGGCGGGGAAGTGCGCCCCGGTCATGAAACCGGCGAAGGCGGCGAGTTTGGCCGCGCCTACCTGACCGTCACCAAGGAATGCGCTTTGTTCGACGGTCTCTGGAAAGAAGGCGAACGCCATCAGGTCTGGATGAGCCACGGCGACAAGGTCACCCAGTTCGCACCTGGTTTCGAGATAGTCGCCACATCCGACGGCGCGCCTTTCGCGGTGATCGCCGATGAGGAACGCAAGTTCTACGGCACCCAGTTCCACCCGGAGGTCGTCCACACCCCTGATGGCGGGAAGCTGCTCGCCAATTTCGTGCGGCATGTCTGCGGGCTCAAGGGCGACTGGACCATGGCCGAGTTCCGCAAGACCAAGATTGAGGAAATCCGCGCGCAGGTTGGTTCTGGCCGCGTGATCTGCGGATTGTCCGGCGGTGTCGATTCAGCAGTTGCCGCCGTGCTGATCCACGAAGCGATCGGCGATCAGCTCACTTGTGTCTTCGTCGACCACGGGCTGATGCGGATGAATGAAGCCGAACAGGTCGTTGCCCTGTTCCGCGACAGTTACAATATCCCGCTCGTCCACGTGAACGCGGAAGAAGAATTTCTGGGTGGATTGGCGGGCCAGACCGACCCGGAAAAGAAGCGCAAATTCATCGGCGGCGCGTTTATCGACCTGTTCGAGAAAGAAGCCAAAGCCGTCGGCGGGGCGGATTTCCTCGCGCAGGGTACGCTCTATCCCGACGTGATCGAGAGTGTCTCGTTCACCGGCGGACCAAGCGTGACGATCAAGAGCCACCACAATGTCGGCGGCCTACCAGAGCGCATGAATATGCAGCTGGTCGAGCCGCTGCGCGAACTTTTCAAGGATGAAGTGCGCGAATTGGGCCGGGAACTCGGCCTGCCCGAAGCCTTTGTTGGGCGTCACCCTTTCCCGGGCCCCGGCCTTGCGATCCGCATCCCCGGTGAAGTGACCAAAGAACGCTGCGACATCCTGCGCAAGGCAGATGCGATCTACCTCGAAGAGATCCGCAATGCCGGGCTGTACGATGCGATCTGGCAGGCCTTCGCGGTGCTGCTGCCGGTCAAGACCGTCGGCGTAATGGGCGACGGGCGGACATATGACAGCGTCTGCGGCCTGCGCGCTGTAACCTCAACCGATGGCATGACGGCGGATGTATACCCCTTCGACGCGAGCTTCCTGACGCAGGTGGCGACACGGATCGTCAACGAGGTGCAGGGGATTAACCGGGTGGTATATGACTATACCAGCAAACCGCCGGGAACCATCGAGTGGGAGTGA
- a CDS encoding VOC family protein, which yields MTKCYITVGSNDLEQSFKFYDPVMSALGAKVSGDFEGMTRSYAMPDGFQLWVTKTQNGEAAAPGNGHTAGLHVEDTSIVDAAHAAALANGGTDEGAPGPRPMYGPNVYGAYARDPDGNKLAFMTFTIGD from the coding sequence GTGACGAAATGCTACATCACCGTCGGGTCGAATGATCTTGAGCAATCGTTCAAATTCTACGACCCCGTCATGTCCGCCTTGGGTGCCAAGGTTTCTGGTGACTTCGAAGGCATGACCCGCAGCTATGCGATGCCCGATGGTTTTCAGCTGTGGGTTACCAAGACCCAGAATGGCGAAGCGGCCGCGCCTGGTAACGGACACACGGCCGGGCTTCATGTCGAGGACACGTCCATCGTCGATGCGGCGCACGCCGCAGCCTTGGCGAATGGCGGCACGGATGAGGGCGCCCCGGGGCCGCGACCAATGTATGGCCCCAACGTCTATGGAGCCTATGCGCGCGATCCAGACGGCAACAAGCTTGCCTTCATGACATTTACGATTGGCGACTGA
- a CDS encoding YceI family protein, translating into MIKPIKVAVVAALVGLAACSPAETEAPTPLAEGTWSIDSEASRLSYVTVKSGEIAEANDFTGLTGTVAPDGAATIEIDLATVSTGVDIRDERMREVFFDVAKFPTATITAQVDPAAFEALGVGESTVQTLAATVAVKGVSTNINAELEVTRVADNRVLAVSTEPVIIYADALDLTEGLDQLQELAGLPSITPAVPVTFSLAFER; encoded by the coding sequence GTGATCAAACCCATCAAAGTCGCCGTTGTCGCCGCACTAGTCGGCCTTGCTGCCTGCTCCCCCGCCGAAACCGAAGCGCCCACGCCGCTTGCGGAAGGCACTTGGAGCATCGACAGCGAGGCCTCGCGCCTCTCTTACGTCACTGTCAAATCGGGCGAGATTGCTGAGGCCAACGATTTCACCGGCCTGACCGGCACGGTTGCTCCGGACGGTGCGGCGACAATCGAGATCGATCTCGCCACGGTCAGCACCGGTGTGGATATTCGTGATGAGCGGATGCGCGAGGTGTTCTTCGACGTTGCCAAATTCCCGACCGCGACGATTACCGCACAGGTCGATCCCGCTGCATTCGAAGCACTTGGTGTGGGTGAGAGCACCGTGCAAACGCTCGCCGCGACAGTCGCGGTGAAGGGTGTCTCGACCAACATCAACGCAGAGCTGGAAGTCACCCGCGTGGCTGACAACCGCGTGCTCGCCGTCTCGACCGAGCCGGTGATCATCTATGCCGACGCGCTCGACCTGACCGAGGGACTGGACCAGCTTCAGGAACTTGCCGGACTCCCTTCGATCACACCCGCTGTGCCTGTGACATTCTCGCTCGCTTTCGAGCGGTAA
- a CDS encoding metal-dependent hydrolase, which yields MPTIFTHAVVPLAVAAAAGGARISPKLAAAGAVFAILPDADVAGFALGIEYADEWGHRGATHSIAFAGICAGGLALVWREARSLTAFLFLTFAMASHGLLDTLTSGGLGAALWWPWDNTRIFAPYTPIRVSPIGLNFFSARGLATLMSELKWVWLPCLAFALAGWGVRRAIRTHAA from the coding sequence TTGCCGACAATTTTCACCCACGCGGTCGTGCCGTTGGCGGTCGCTGCCGCAGCGGGAGGCGCGCGGATCTCGCCGAAACTGGCAGCCGCTGGTGCGGTGTTTGCGATCCTTCCCGATGCCGATGTGGCGGGCTTCGCGCTCGGGATCGAATATGCCGACGAATGGGGGCACCGCGGCGCGACTCACTCGATTGCCTTTGCGGGAATATGCGCTGGGGGTCTGGCGCTGGTCTGGCGAGAGGCGCGCAGCCTTACCGCGTTCCTGTTCCTCACTTTCGCGATGGCGAGCCACGGACTGCTCGATACGCTGACCAGCGGCGGGTTGGGCGCGGCCTTATGGTGGCCTTGGGACAACACCCGCATTTTTGCGCCCTACACGCCCATTAGGGTCTCGCCGATTGGGCTCAATTTCTTCTCGGCGCGCGGATTGGCCACGCTCATGTCCGAGCTGAAATGGGTCTGGCTCCCCTGTCTCGCTTTCGCGCTGGCAGGCTGGGGCGTGCGGCGCGCAATTCGAACTCATGCAGCTTGA
- the nth gene encoding endonuclease III, whose amino-acid sequence MQLDLGPDDRTDVLRRSQPALIERFGRIVRPPDKRRDPVWVLVHGVIGAQTKTAASNASTDALIAEYGSWDAVAEAPVADLEARLQRQTFPSVAAKRLNQCLGAIIAERGSVDLRHLSNYDTAEAIVWLETLPGVARKNAAGVMNASTFNRRAMVIDGHHRRIMQRMGIVPAKADTAKTYDALMPIVPEEWSAADMDEHHLLLKKLGQTHCRPRRAECEGCPVRADCETGRNS is encoded by the coding sequence ATGCAGCTTGATCTCGGCCCGGATGACCGCACCGATGTGCTGCGCCGCTCGCAGCCCGCGCTGATCGAGCGGTTCGGACGGATCGTTCGCCCGCCGGACAAGCGCCGTGATCCGGTATGGGTGCTGGTCCACGGGGTGATCGGAGCGCAGACCAAGACTGCTGCTTCCAACGCCTCGACCGATGCGCTGATCGCCGAATACGGATCGTGGGATGCGGTTGCAGAGGCGCCGGTTGCCGACCTCGAAGCGCGGCTTCAACGTCAGACTTTTCCAAGCGTTGCGGCGAAGCGGCTCAATCAGTGCCTTGGCGCAATCATCGCGGAAAGGGGCAGCGTCGATCTGAGGCACCTCTCCAACTACGACACCGCCGAAGCGATTGTATGGCTCGAAACGCTCCCTGGTGTAGCCCGCAAGAATGCCGCCGGAGTGATGAACGCCAGCACGTTCAATCGCCGCGCGATGGTGATCGACGGGCATCACCGCCGGATTATGCAGCGCATGGGGATTGTCCCGGCCAAAGCCGATACCGCCAAGACATATGACGCGCTGATGCCAATTGTGCCCGAAGAATGGTCGGCTGCTGATATGGACGAGCATCACTTGCTGCTGAAAAAACTCGGCCAAACCCACTGCCGTCCGCGCAGGGCCGAATGCGAAGGCTGCCCGGTGCGCGCGGATTGCGAGACTGGCCGAAACTCGTGA
- a CDS encoding DMT family transporter → MTKSNALLTAVLATFAIAAFAGNSLLARAALADGAIEAGAYSAIRLAAGAIVLLPFLGAKPTRADLPGAAALTVYVAGFSVAYLSLEAGIGAVVLFGFVQATILGAGVWRGERLLISGWFGVVIALAGMVWLIAPWEAARIGPSALMPSLLMAAAGIAWGAYTLIGRGSASLAGGATGSTARNFLIASILVLPMLLLDSDLPSQQGVVLAIISGAVTSGLGYVLWYKVTPRLGLATVASVQLATPIAAAFGGALFLAEPLTARLAIGGGLIIGGIVLTLIKTKV, encoded by the coding sequence GTGACCAAATCGAATGCGCTGCTGACAGCGGTACTCGCAACCTTCGCCATTGCGGCGTTCGCCGGCAACTCGCTGCTCGCGCGGGCTGCGCTGGCGGATGGCGCGATCGAGGCGGGGGCGTATTCCGCCATTCGGCTGGCGGCGGGCGCAATCGTCTTGCTGCCATTCCTTGGCGCGAAACCGACTCGGGCGGACCTGCCAGGCGCTGCGGCGCTGACCGTCTATGTCGCAGGGTTTTCGGTCGCTTATCTCAGCCTCGAAGCCGGGATTGGTGCCGTTGTTTTGTTCGGCTTCGTGCAGGCGACGATTCTCGGCGCGGGCGTCTGGCGCGGCGAGCGATTGCTGATTTCAGGCTGGTTCGGCGTTGTTATCGCGCTGGCCGGAATGGTCTGGCTGATCGCACCGTGGGAGGCTGCCCGGATCGGACCTTCGGCCCTGATGCCAAGCCTGTTGATGGCAGCAGCGGGGATCGCGTGGGGAGCCTACACCTTGATCGGGCGCGGGTCGGCCAGTCTGGCCGGAGGAGCCACCGGCAGCACGGCGCGCAACTTCCTGATAGCCAGCATCCTCGTTCTGCCGATGCTGCTGCTCGATAGCGATTTGCCCAGTCAGCAGGGTGTGGTTCTCGCAATTATCTCGGGCGCGGTGACTTCGGGCCTGGGCTATGTCCTCTGGTACAAGGTTACGCCGAGATTGGGCCTTGCGACGGTTGCCAGCGTGCAATTGGCTACTCCGATAGCAGCGGCATTCGGCGGGGCGCTCTTTCTGGCCGAGCCGCTAACCGCGCGCTTGGCAATTGGTGGAGGCCTGATCATCGGCGGGATTGTGCTGACATTGATCAAAACAAAAGTTTGA
- a CDS encoding serine hydrolase — protein MSAIATKAEPLSANEQRRIDAIFAGLQTENVPGVAVGIVRDGETVLARYAGLADMSHKTPLGPESRFNIASNAKQYVALMTLDLAVQGQIDLDSDFRTYLPGVLPEIEQTITVTHLITHTSGVRDIYDLWGLTGLTWYENRLRNRDAIDLLNRQTGLNFAPGSAYLYSNSNYIILAELIAAASGEDFDDYAGAFFEGLDMASTGWRGRYGEIVPNRARAYGNYGQWFEDPAIANLFGDGFLFTTLPDQLAWEQQLQRAGSSLSADLIAQSQSRPDANLPGEYGYGLEVGTYRGLARVSHVGSTGGYNAFLSRFPEHNLAIVVIGNTAEIGVVPLGNAISDALLADEFQADATFPAGPAQLQSRPANADVLGLYDVDSGTLIRVVERDGELFREIEGRDPVRLIHEEGNLFAYESNADLKMAFDRDQDGEARMRIFFPQQATLIGSRLPALTLDGNEGDQILGRYRNDETGFALSVEAVEGDVVTVRAGGNRFDGRLVAPNDIRAGNYRLRLERDETGQVDGMRLDGNRIRDVALERVDGDA, from the coding sequence ATGTCGGCCATAGCAACCAAAGCAGAACCACTGTCTGCCAACGAACAGCGGCGGATCGATGCGATTTTTGCCGGGCTTCAGACGGAAAATGTGCCGGGTGTTGCGGTTGGCATTGTACGCGATGGCGAGACCGTGCTGGCGCGGTATGCCGGGCTGGCAGATATGTCGCACAAGACGCCGCTCGGGCCGGAAAGTCGTTTTAACATTGCCTCGAATGCTAAGCAGTATGTCGCGCTAATGACGCTCGATCTGGCCGTTCAGGGTCAAATCGACCTTGATTCCGATTTCCGCACCTATCTCCCCGGTGTTCTGCCGGAGATCGAGCAAACGATTACGGTAACCCATCTCATCACGCACACCAGCGGTGTCCGGGACATCTATGACCTTTGGGGCCTCACTGGGCTGACGTGGTACGAAAACCGCCTTCGTAATCGCGACGCTATCGATTTGCTCAATCGTCAGACTGGCCTGAACTTCGCGCCTGGCAGCGCATATCTCTACAGCAATTCGAACTACATCATTCTCGCCGAATTGATTGCTGCAGCATCGGGCGAGGATTTCGACGACTATGCCGGCGCGTTTTTCGAAGGGCTCGATATGGCAAGCACCGGATGGCGCGGTCGCTATGGCGAGATCGTGCCCAACCGCGCGCGCGCCTACGGCAATTACGGCCAATGGTTTGAAGATCCCGCGATTGCCAATCTGTTTGGCGATGGGTTTCTGTTCACGACCTTGCCGGATCAGCTTGCATGGGAGCAGCAATTGCAGCGCGCAGGCTCTTCGTTGTCAGCGGACCTGATCGCTCAGAGCCAGTCCCGTCCCGATGCCAACCTCCCCGGCGAATATGGCTACGGGCTTGAAGTCGGCACCTATCGGGGTCTCGCGCGGGTCTCGCATGTCGGTAGCACGGGCGGATACAACGCATTCCTCAGCCGGTTCCCGGAGCACAACCTCGCGATTGTCGTAATCGGCAACACGGCCGAAATCGGTGTCGTACCGCTCGGAAATGCCATCAGCGATGCGCTGCTAGCCGACGAGTTTCAGGCCGACGCCACCTTCCCTGCAGGGCCCGCGCAACTGCAATCGAGGCCCGCCAACGCTGACGTACTCGGCCTGTATGATGTCGACAGCGGAACACTGATCCGGGTGGTCGAACGCGATGGCGAGCTATTCCGCGAAATTGAAGGCCGCGATCCCGTGCGGCTGATCCATGAAGAGGGGAATCTGTTCGCCTATGAAAGCAATGCCGACCTCAAGATGGCGTTTGATCGCGATCAGGACGGCGAAGCACGGATGCGCATCTTTTTCCCGCAGCAGGCCACTCTGATCGGCAGCCGGCTACCCGCGCTCACGCTCGATGGTAACGAGGGCGATCAAATTCTGGGCCGGTATCGCAATGACGAGACCGGGTTCGCCCTGTCTGTCGAGGCGGTCGAGGGCGATGTCGTGACGGTTCGCGCCGGAGGAAATCGGTTCGACGGCCGCCTGGTCGCTCCCAATGACATTCGCGCAGGCAATTACCGGCTGCGGCTGGAGCGAGATGAAACCGGTCAGGTGGACGGAATGAGGCTCGACGGAAACCGCATCCGCGACGTGGCGCTTGAGCGAGTGGACGGGGATGCTTGA